The segment CAGGCCTAGCTATGACCTTCGCGCTCTGGGGCAGCAGAGGCACGATGGGCTTGCCGGAGACCGACAGAGACCTGTACTCTTACCTCTGACGGTTGGCTAGTTCAGTGTGGAGCTTCCAGGACTGCCTTTCTACGTACTGTGGCACGTGGATAACTCCAGAGTACTCAACACCAACAGTCCAAAGCCAACCTCATCATCTCACCTCCAAaacctgcctcctcctcctccagtgtCCCCTCACCACCCATCTGTCCTGTCACCAACACCAGAAACCTTGAAATCGTCCGtaatgtcttcctttctttcactccCCACCATCCACTAACTTGACACACATTCACCAAGCCCTCACCACGTGCAGCCTCCATTCTCACCACTGGGGATATGGCTGTAAGCAGACAAGGCTCCTGCTCCCCCAAAAGCTGACATCTTAGTGACAAGGGAGGCAGGGACACAACCATATACAAGTGACAGGAGCTCTGAGGAAAAGACACGGGGTGATGTAACAGAACCGGAAGTGAGGCTGGACAGCTGAGCCTAGAGGTGGCCAGGGAAGCACTGGTGTGAGCCCATCGTGCTAAGATCTGGGGCCAAGCATTCCAAGCCGAGGCAACGGCTGGAGCACAGGTCCTAGGGAGGACCCAAGGAGGACAGCGGCGGAGGGGACCGTGGCCATTCGCCCCTCAAGGTTCACAGCACATCTCCTGGACCACTGTAGTATCTTCCCTGCAATGGCCTCCCTGCCTTgagtgtctccctctctgatcctcTACACACTCCTGCCAGAGTGAGCTTCCAGATCCAAGGTGCCCCTTCCTTCGGTGGCTCCCCACTGCATTTAGGGTGAAATCTTGGATGAATGCCTTGAGTCTGATACTCAAGGCCCTCTGGCCAGCGCCTGCTCGTTGCCCACTGGCACTCTCACGGGGCTGCCCCCAAACAGAGTGGTCACCCTCCAACACCCTTGCGCCTCCAGGTGCCTGTCCGCCTGCCTAGAGAATGCACTTCTGGGTCTTTCTCTATCTTAAATGCTCCCACTCCACGCGGCCATCTCCACTCTTTGCACACACCTCCCTCCGTCTCACACGGAACAGATCTCCGTCCTCTCTGTATTCACGATCCCTGGCACGGGCCCTGACACCAAGTGGGCACTCAGTAATTATTTGTGGAACGAACCAATGGCTGTTTCAGGGGTTGCTTTCCAAACTCTATTAGACTGCTCCGAGGGCAGAAAGCTCCCTCAGGCTAGATGACGGGATTTGGACTGAAGATCATTCTGGCTGTTCCTAATGTAGTCAGGTGCCCGAAAGCCTTGATCAAATCATGACAATGTGGTCGTGACAAAAGACACCACAGCGTGGCAACAGAACCCTAGAGCCAGAGAGCCTGGGTTTAAATACTAGCTCTGTGACTATGgatgtgacctcgggcaagttagACACTATCTTCTAAAATCAGGTAATTCACTGATATGCTTGGAATAGGACCAAACACGTAATAAGGACTGAGTAAGTCCTGGGTGTCCTTACTACTAACTGAGCCAAGCAAGAGAATCTGATTACTGCATAAATCCCCGCCCCAACTCCAGTATGTGACCCTCACCCACAGCCACAGACGTCTAGCCCTGGCCTCACTTTTGCTGGTGGGAGTCTGACAGCCCTgctgcttccctccccagctGTGTACCTGTGTCTGGCAAGTACTGGAATTCCATGGGCTCGCTGAGCTCCCGATCTGAAGGCCGCCGCAGCTGCATGGAGACACGCACGGGGGCCTGCAGGCTGGGGTCCGCGTAGGGAGGTGTCCGGAACACAATGGCCACTTGTCGGTGGACGTCAGCTTGAGAAAAGGAGCCTCGGGCCTCCCAGCCTGGTCCCGTGAAATACACTTCGATGTCCTCTGCAGGAGATGGGGCAGCCGTGTGGGTCACCGTGCTCAACTCACACGGCTCGCTGCCCCGCAACTGCTGAGACGTGCTTCCTGAGATACATCACTCTCTGCCCCCGAGGTGTTGGGGGGAGTTTTAAAGCCAGTCCCCTGACACTCACCATCTCCGCTCAGCCTTGCCCTTCCCCTCCTGTTCCAGAGTCCAGCCCTCTTCCTGGTGTGTACCTTTCTGCACCTTGTCACACAGCAGGAAGATCTCATCCCCCCCAAGGCAGCTCCCAGAGTTCCGGTTCACTCGGCAGATCTTGAGCTCGGCGGTGTTGGGGGCACCTGAGGGTGTGGGGATAAGGAAGGAAACCCAGAACCATCAGAGGTCTCCGGGGCTAGCCCACAGGAAAGGCAACATCCCTGTCCATCCCAGAGTCAAGGCTGTCCAGAGCTTGCTGACCACACCTCTGCAGCCAAGGTTCGACCAATCCCATCGCTCTTTACCCCCAACTTATTTAGCAACTGTTTACGTACCAGCACCTATTATGTACCCAGCACCGTTCTAGGCACGGAGAACACGACAAAACCCAAACACCTCTGACCTCATGGAGCTGATAGTCCGGGGGAACCAATCTGATCACACCTCCTCTCTGTCCACCACACCCAAGCAACCTTCAAGGCCCAGTTTGCTTGGCAACAAACCTTTCCCTCCTGACCTCCACTTCATCCTGGTTTCCTATCCTTAGGGCTCCAGAgcccttttattttcattcatcctGGCTGTTACTTAATTAAAGACGGCAATTGATCAACATTGGCCCAATTCATCTGTGAACTTCCTGTGAGCTTTCATCATTGAATTACTACTCTGTACCATCATCTTGTTCCTGGGAGTTCATTTCCTGGAGTCGTTAGTACAGTTCTGGGCACACCATCCTCTCATCACATATTCAAAGTGTCTGTCTTCCATCTGATTCCCTGCCAGCCTGGAAGCTACACCAAGGGCAGCTCAGGGTCTTCTTTGCCTTGTCCCCCCAGCCAGCACAGAGCCGGACACAGATGAGATGACAAATACGCCAGATGCTTGAATGAAGCCAGAGCTCCTCTCGCAGGTCATTCCCAGCCaatccccttcctcctcccaggcttgtccctctccccttcccatggCTCCTTGGCCACTTACGGTTGTCAAAGATGGGATGAGAGAGGACGGGTGACAAGCgaaggggcctgcctgccgggtCCCGCACTGTCACCTGGAAGCACAGCCGCACCGCATTCAGGTCGTAGTCCCCACGCTGTTCTTCTATGGGaactgtcacaaaaacagatgGTCAGGAGATCAGGAGGCATGGCAGGGAAtgagggggggcagggggctctgggCCGGGAGGATTGCTCGAGGGTATGTCAAACAGTGGGAGTCctaaaggaggagagagagaaggttcTAGACCCATCACTGACCTGTGCGACCCACCTGTGACCCTGGATGTCAtgtcccctccctggctcccactTTCCCCAATGGTAAAATGGGAGTGTGTACTGAATGGGCAGCAAAATCCCATCTGTACTATGAGTCTTGGCCAATGAGGGAGAGACTCAAGGAAGGTGGCTTCGGAAGGGTGACAGAGGGTAGGGGTGCTTCAACCAGGTCCCCGCCTTCgctccctcacccctcacctTGGAAGGGATTGTTGTTGGTCTGGATGCGTTGACTGATGGCCTGCTCCAGGTCCCGCTTCTTTACACACTGGATCCCCAGGTTCTGGAAGCTGAGTCCCCCCACAGGAATGAGTCCCATTGTCTCTGCCCGgtctacccctccctcccctacCCATTCACCAGATCACCACTGTGCTTCATCCCCTCGAATGGCTTCCTATTGTGCTGCAAAGAAACCCACTCCTTACCTTGTCTGACAAGCACCCGTGCCCTGCGGCCTGGTCCTAGCTGCAGTCCCTGCCCTCTACCCCCTGACCCTAGCCATAGTCCCTGCCCTCTACCCTCTGGACCTAGCCACAGTCCCTGCTGGCCCCCTATCCTCAGCCACAGTGGCTTCTTTCTTGTTCTCCAAACACACGAAACTCACCCCCCACTTCAAGGCCTTTGCATTTGTTCACTCtgcttggaatatttttctatacttctctgctctttctcactATTCAAGACTTAActgagaggcctttcctgacttCCCGGCTCTCCAACCTCCCCTCCACCGGTCAGCTACTCTTCTAGcctaaaactgtttttattttcatcaatgaAGTTACTTCGGGGGTTCAGGGGTCATTAGGGATCCATCCCTATCCCATGGAGCTCATATCTACTTGACAGTGGAGATGCACAAACAGGTAAGTTCAAGGCAAAAAGAATCTGCTTGCAGAGCTAGGAGTGAGGAATTCTGCCCCACGTTCAGAATGGAGTCACACTGTGACAGCTACACAACTGCCCCGCCTCTTGTCCCCCTACCTCAGCCCCCATACCCTGCTGGTCAGGAGCTCACCTGTGGATGCAACGGTCGGGGCAGAGCTCAGCCTCATAGAAGCCATCCCGGCAGTCTTTCCCCACAAGCTCATGGGGGTGAGGCCGGTGAGGGGGGTCCTTGGTAACCAGGGAGATGCGAACTGTCCCTGGCCCAGTGTAGCCATTGATCTGTTCAAAGTACAGAGAACATCTAGAAACTGAGGAATTCCAGTCCCAATTCCCAGACGCTGACTGCACCCGGGCCTGGAGGCGAGCCTGCTGGGGTTCCACAGCTCCTTCCCGCAAACCCACTCTGGGCCCACCACCCCACCACTAACAGCCATGCTGACCTTGATGGTGGGGTGGGTCTTGGTGGTATCCGTGCTCCTCTCGCCCGGGATACTGCCCGCTGAGCGGCCCTCGCACTTGTAGCGGAAGCGCATGCCCCGCTGCTTGGGCTGCTCGATGATCTCCACATAGGGGCCAGAGGCCTGGGCGGGCTCTGCGGGGGCACATGCACCAGCCCCAATCAGGCGGCTGccctccttgcccccaccccGGGGAGCTCCACCCCTGTCACTGAGAAAGGATGGTCCACTTACCAGACGGGAAGATGAGGGGAAACAGGTCTGAAAGGGGAGGGAGACAAGGGTCAGCACAAGCCCACTTCCCACCCTTACCAGGGAGGGCCCGCTGCCCTACGGAGAGGGGATGGAGCCAGGCTCCTGCCCTCCGAAAGGGCACTGAATCAGGGCCTGCCCCCTGGAGCCTGCGGGGAAACGAAGAAGGGGCAAAGAAGGCAGAAACACCTGTTTCCTGAGGGAAAACTGGGTACAGCGCCCTCTCCTTACTGAGGGAAACGGAGTCTGGGCCTGTTCTACTTCCATAAGGAAAACTGAGGGAGGGCATTCCCCACACCTCATCctgagaggaaactgagtcagataCATTCTCCCCTAACAAGGAAACCAAGTCAGAACTGCCCCCATGGCCCCGGGGTGGAACTGAGTCAAACCTCACCGCCCCGCGCCCCCGGAGAATACTGAGTCAAGACCCCCGCCACccaaaggggaaactgagtcacaccCTTCAaagcccgccccgccccgcgccaCCATCCGGCCGGCCGCTCCCTGCGCAGCGCCCATCGGCGCAGGAAGGGGCGGAAGGCGACGCGGGGGCTCCCGTCGCCGTCCCCGCGGCCCCGACGCGGCCACCCCGCGGGGTCAGAGGGCGCCCTCACCGTCCATGGCCGGGGtcccgggggcggggccggggtcGCAGCTGGGNNNNNNNNNNNNNNNNNNNNNNNNNNNNNNNNNNNNNNNNNNNNNNNNNNNNNNNNNNNNNNNNNNNNNNNNNNNNNNNNNNNNNNNNNNNNNNNNNNNNNNNNNNNNNNNNNNNNNNNNNNNNNNCGCCGCCGCGGCCGCCGTCACCCGCGCGGGGCCAAGCGTGCGCCCCGCCGAGGACTAGAGGCCGCGCGCGCCGCCGCTGCCGGAGGCCAACAAGTGCGCGCCGTTCCGGGGACTAAGAAGCTGCTCGTTCCGACGCCCCTCCCGGGGCTGGTGGAGCTGCTGGGCTCCCTCCCTTGGTCTGGGCCCCGCCTGGAGGGCGGGCCCGGCGATTACTCACAATGTTTTTAGGGGATTTCGGGGGCCCCCTCCCGCTGATCGGAGGAGTTTGGTGATGTCACCCAGGCCCGGTCTGGAGCCCAGCCAGGGCTGCTGGCTGTGGCCGCCTGCCCTGCGCAGGGAAAGGCCCAGGCCTGCTTCGCCCGCAAAGGCCAGGTGGCTGAACTCTACACGGTTTCCTAATCGCTAAAGGTGTTTCTTGGTGGTTGTCGCGGCAGAAGCACTTTTTAATTAGCCTTCCACCCCAGTCTAACGCAGCGGGGGCGGAAGGGAACGACCGGACCTCTCCACCTGTCAGTGCTTGGACCGTGGGCTTCGCGGAGCCTGCTACACGCAAGGGGGACCGAGGCCGCGCCGCGTCCTCTCTGGCTAGCTAGGGGGGCCCGAGGGCTCGTAGGTTTAAGATGCATATGCGTTTACGGTTCATCCATACTGCAGGTCCTGGGGGGCGATGGATGGGCAGCGGTAAATCCCCAGAGCCTCGTCTCTGCAGCCAGATGTCTGTGTCTTAGAGGGTCCCGGATCCCTGGGGCAGCCTAAACGGGCAGGgtcatttccccctctcccccacccatctccccaggGGCTACTGCCAGGGTCCAACCTGTTGGCCAGAGCATTTCCACTAATTACCTATGAAGTGACCTCTTGGACTGTATGCGGGGTGAGGGAAGAGGCTCGagtaccgccccccccccaaggcttTTTCCTCATCCCCAAAGGAAGATGCTCCACGGCAGGAGGCAAGATTCTTCCCCAAATGGAGAAAGACCGAATTCGTTCTAAATTAGGGAATCATGTGGGAATTGGAAAAGATTGGAAATTCTGACTTGCTTTCCCAGGCTCTgaaaaaacaggaagagaaaagtgaaaacagTTAACCACCCCTCCCACTCATTTCAGTTTCTCCTTTGGCTGGCCCGGATTTGAAGAGTCAGCTCACTTTTTTTTGAGGAGGCCGACTTGAGGTTGACAGAATGGATTAATTACAATCTTTGGTTAGTGACACACAAACATTGATCTTGCAcgatcctctttttaaaattcacatatatttaCAACTTAACACATTGAATTGCAGTGCGTCCATTGCAAAACTTAAGGGGCGAGGTAGAATACCACCAGGAGGTGTGTCCACCCACGTGCTCCTCACCTGTTCAGCCCCTCCTTACATGGGTGTCCCATGCACCATCACCCAGTATTCTCTATTATTCCCTTGACATGTTTTAAAacgaaaaaaaaagtgaattcacATATACATGCCTACACAATATGTTGTTTGGTTTTGATGAGTTCTGAACTATGAAGAGAGTATCATATTACTTGtcctttgttgtttgcttttattactCAACATATTACTAAGATTCATCTGTTCCATAGTTCATTCACTTTTTACTACTgtatgctattctttttttttttttttaaagattttatttatttatttgacagagatagaaacagccagcgagagagggaacacaagcagggggagagggagaggaagaagcaggctcatagcaaaggagcctgatgtggggctcaatcccagaacgccgggatcacgccctgagccgaaggcagacgcttaaccgctgtgccacccaggcgcccctactgtatgctattctgttgtataaatataccgtggtttgtttgtttattcatcctAAGGATGGCCACTTGGGCTTCTGGgtgtggttggttggtttgttttttgctattataaacggTGTTATTAAGAATATTCCTGTATATGTGCCCTGTTATACATGTATCCAGGGCttttttgggtatatacccaaaagtgatTTATTAGGGTATAGAATTTCCCTTTATCAGTTTTCTAACTAATGCCTTGCTCTCTAGTATCCTCCAAAATTGATCAAtaggcatttttaattttttaaaaaagattttatttatttgacagagagagagagagtacaagcagggggaatggctggcagagggagaaggagaagcaggctctccactgagcaaggagcccgatgcaggactccatcctaggaccctgggatcatgacctgagccgaaggcagatgcttaactgactaagccacccaggtaccttgatcaataggcatttttaaaaaaaatattaatgaatgcATAGATTTAAACATGTTTGATGTGCTTTGATCTGTTAATATCTGATCATTATTCTTATTGAAGTTCAAATTATTCCATGTCTGACCAGTGGAAACCTTTTCAACTCTGTTCTTCAGGCCTTTTGACACAATTCCACAATTCTGGTGTCCAAGATCTGGAATCAGAAAGCTTTCAGAGGAGCCTGGTTCTTCTtagtgggaaatggtatttagagaccacAGTCTGAGTGCTAGTATCAATAAGTATTGATACCAGGTAAGTCATTGTacatcttttcaataaatagttagGCTACATAGATAATATGAGATGCATCAGGAGTTCACATTGATATCTCCTTTTCAAATTTAGGACTACAGGATTTTAATTTCACCTCAACCATCTTATGTATTTCtcctgtgttaaaaaaaaaacaaaacaaaaaaacaaaccaaaaaccaaaaacctttattttcttttttcagaaatagagCAATCCATTCTTAAGTTCATATGCAGtctcaagggaccctgaatagccaaaacatctggaaaaagaagaacaaagttgattttaaaacttactacaaaagaATACTAATCAAACCAATATGGTACAGATATAtagaccaatgaaatagaatagatagcccagaaaaataaactctcacATATATGGTTGAATAATTTTTGATCGGAGTGCTAAGATCATTTGGtgaggaaagaacagtcttttcacaaatggtgctgggaaaactggatatccacctTCAATAGAATAAAGGTGGACCCTtaccttacatcatatacaaaaattaactcaaaataggttGAAGACTTgaagagctaaaaccataaactgttttttttaaaggaggaaagagagagaatgagggagtgagcacatggggtgggggaggggcaaagggagagggtgagaaagaatcctaagcagagtccaagcccagcgtggagcccaacaccaggctcaatctcgcaaccctgagatcatgacctgaggtgaaatcaagagttggacgcttaaccgactgagccaccccagcgccctaaactataaaactcttagaggaaagcagaggggaaaatcttcatgacattggatctggcagtgatttcttggatatgacacaaCAGCActggcaacaaaagaaaaataggtttcaaaaaaataaattggactttatcaaaactgaaaacttcTTTGCATCAAAAGGCActatcaacagaataaaaaagcaacccacagaatgggaagaaatgttTATAAGTCATGATCAGATAAGCATTAATATTCAAGATACATAAATAACTCCTGAAActcaacaaccaccaccaaaaaccccaattcaaaaatgggcaatggacttgaacagacatttctctaaagaagttataaaatggccaataaacatatgaaaagatgctcaacataatagcatcagagaaatgcaaataaaaaccacaatgagatatcacttcacacccattaggatggctgttaccagaaaaataaaataacaagtgttggtgaggatgtggagaaattggatcTCTTGTGCATtactgatgagaatgtaaaatggtgcagttgctgtggaaaacagtatggcggttcctcaaaaaattaaaaaattaaacaataccatatgatccagcaattccacttctggtatGTGTACAAAACACttgaaagcaggaactcaaaaCAGGTATTTAtataccaatgttcatagcagcattactcacaatagccaaaacatagaaacaacccaaatgtccacggccagatgaatggataaataaaatgtggtacagaCATACAATGGCATATTCTTCAGCCTTACAGAGGAAATGACactctgatacatgctacaatatgaatgaaccttgGCGACGTTATGCTACATGATACACAGCAGACACAAAAGGAAACGTATGGTTCTACTGATACAAGGTACCTGGAattgtcaaattcatagagacaaaaaatagaatggtggttaccaggggctggggagacggttgggggggatggggagttagtgtttaatgagcACAGAGTTTATGTTGGGGATGATGAGAAGAGTCTGGAGTGTAAGTGTACTTAATGCCAtggaactgtacacttaaaatggttaaaatggtaaattttacatgcTACATATTTTACAACAAAAAATCTCCGTTCTCAAGATGCCAACCAATTACTCATTTGATGTGtttcacactatacacaaaacaCTCTCAGAATAACAACACCAACTGCCACCAATAATGTGGGTATTgcaaatagaatatatttttgcaGTACTTGCGCTTAGGTATATATGACTGGGGGTACATATCCGTTATCAGGTTAAGGTAGTTCATTTCTAGTTCTAGTTTACTAAGAAAGTATATGGTAAATGggtattggtttttgttttttgttccaaATGCTTTTCCCACACCTACAGagaagatcatatgatttttgtcctttatctGTTAATGTGGAGTATGATGGAATTGCCTAACAGTAAACCATCCTGTATTCTTGGGACAACACTAACTTGGTTGCAGTGTGTTATAATGTTGACTTTGATTCACTGATATCCCAGGAAGGGATTTTGCAAGTATATTTCCATCTCCTTATAAATGTTAGAAGCAGCTTGTTAATTTCTATAAAACAGCACTGAATCTAAGATCAATTTGGGGAGCATTGATGTCTTAGTATCAAGTCTCTgagtccatgagcatggtatgaTCTACAGTtgtttaagtgttttttttttaagattttatttatttatttgacagagggcaCAACCAGGGGgtgcggcagacagagggagagcaagaagcaggctccccactgagcagggagcccaacatgaggcttgatcccagggctctgggaccatgacctgagctgaaggcagatgcccaactgactaagccacccagacacccctaggttttctttaaatttttatgtaatgtcTTGTAGTtctcagtgtacaagtcttgcacatcttttgtcaaatttatctctaaatatttaatattttatggtatttttaatgtttttaatttttgattgttGCCTgcatatagaaatattatttattttaaaattcatttatttgagaaagagagtgcatgcatgtgggggggcaaagggagagagagtcttaagcagactccacgctgagcatggagcccgacacagggctcaatctcatgaccctgagaccaacctgagctgaaaacaagtcagatgctcagccgactGTGCCAAACTGAAATGTGCcttgaaatgtaatttatttttgaatattgcaTCCCACAACTTTAATAAACTCATATTTTGTTCTTGTCGTTTTGTTGTAaatttcttgggattttctacattggtgatcatgttgtctgcaaataaagtcagtttgtttttccctttctaatcCAGATGCCTTTaaatctcttccttcctccctttcttgctttcttgttcTAGCTAGAACCACCAGTACAAgtctgaataaaagtggtgacagtggacatctttgtcttttcCCAGGTCTTAGGAGGAAAGCACTCTCTTTGATCATTAAGTAAAATGTTTGCTGCAGGTTTTTTATAGATGCCTTTAATCAGGTTGAGGAAATTCCTTTCTACTACTACTTTGCTGAGAGATTTTTTCATGattattggattttgtcaaatgcttt is part of the Ailuropoda melanoleuca isolate Jingjing chromosome 16, ASM200744v2, whole genome shotgun sequence genome and harbors:
- the RELA gene encoding transcription factor p65 isoform X1, which encodes MPSLSFPYGSRTGPDSVSLSKERALYPVFPQETDLFPLIFPSEPAQASGPYVEIIEQPKQRGMRFRYKCEGRSAGSIPGERSTDTTKTHPTIKINGYTGPGTVRISLVTKDPPHRPHPHELVGKDCRDGFYEAELCPDRCIHSFQNLGIQCVKKRDLEQAISQRIQTNNNPFQVPIEEQRGDYDLNAVRLCFQVTVRDPAGRPLRLSPVLSHPIFDNRAPNTAELKICRVNRNSGSCLGGDEIFLLCDKVQKEDIEVYFTGPGWEARGSFSQADVHRQVAIVFRTPPYADPSLQAPVRVSMQLRRPSDRELSEPMEFQYLPDTDDRHRIEEKRKRTYETFKSIMKKSPFNGPTDPRPPPRRIAVPSRSTPSVPKPAPQPYPFTPSLSTINFEEFSPMVFPSGQIPNQTSALAPAPAPILAQAPAPAPAPILAPGLAQAVVPPIPKTTQAGEGTLSEALLHLQFDADEDLGALLGNSTDPAVFTDLASVDNSEFQQLLNQGVSVAPHTAEPMLMEYPEAITRLVTGSQRPPDPAPAPLGASGLPNGLLSGDEDFSSIADMDFSALLSQISS
- the RELA gene encoding transcription factor p65 isoform X2, giving the protein MDDLFPLIFPSEPAQASGPYVEIIEQPKQRGMRFRYKCEGRSAGSIPGERSTDTTKTHPTIKINGYTGPGTVRISLVTKDPPHRPHPHELVGKDCRDGFYEAELCPDRCIHSFQNLGIQCVKKRDLEQAISQRIQTNNNPFQVPIEEQRGDYDLNAVRLCFQVTVRDPAGRPLRLSPVLSHPIFDNRAPNTAELKICRVNRNSGSCLGGDEIFLLCDKVQKEDIEVYFTGPGWEARGSFSQADVHRQVAIVFRTPPYADPSLQAPVRVSMQLRRPSDRELSEPMEFQYLPDTDDRHRIEEKRKRTYETFKSIMKKSPFNGPTDPRPPPRRIAVPSRSTPSVPKPAPQPYPFTPSLSTINFEEFSPMVFPSGQIPNQTSALAPAPAPILAQAPAPAPAPILAPGLAQAVVPPIPKTTQAGEGTLSEALLHLQFDADEDLGALLGNSTDPAVFTDLASVDNSEFQQLLNQGVSVAPHTAEPMLMEYPEAITRLVTGSQRPPDPAPAPLGASGLPNGLLSGDEDFSSIADMDFSALLSQISS